In Streptomyces sp. NBC_00878, a single window of DNA contains:
- a CDS encoding geranylgeranyl reductase family protein produces the protein MSSENSSDDAQRVWDVVVVGAGPAGASAAYAAAVAGRRVLVLEKAELPRYKTCGGGIIGPTRDALPPGFELPFRDRVHAVTFSLDGRFTRTRRSKQMLFGLINRPEFDQQLVEHAQKAGAELRTGVTVARVEQHGSAVPDRRTVAVVLQDGETVLARSVVGADGSASRIGAHVGVKLDQVDLGLEAEIPVPDTVAEDWKGRVLIDWGPLPGSYGWVFPKGDTLTVGVISARGEGAATKRYLEDFIARLGLAGFEPSISSGHLTRCRADDSPLSRGRVLVCGDAAGLLEPWTREGISFALRSGRLAGEWAVRIAEAHDAVDARRQALNYAFAIKAGLGVEMSVGKRLLTIFQRRPGMFHAALTGFRPAWKAFAGIARGSTSLGEIVRTHPMAGRALTALDR, from the coding sequence GTGAGCAGCGAGAACTCTTCGGACGACGCACAGCGGGTATGGGACGTCGTCGTGGTCGGCGCGGGGCCCGCGGGTGCCTCGGCCGCCTATGCGGCGGCGGTCGCGGGGCGCCGCGTCCTGGTGCTGGAGAAAGCGGAGTTGCCCCGCTACAAAACGTGCGGGGGCGGCATCATCGGACCCACCCGCGACGCGCTGCCGCCCGGTTTCGAGCTGCCGTTCCGGGACCGGGTGCACGCGGTGACGTTCTCGCTCGACGGCAGGTTCACGCGCACGCGTCGCTCCAAGCAGATGCTCTTCGGGCTCATCAACCGGCCCGAGTTCGACCAGCAACTCGTCGAGCACGCGCAGAAGGCGGGCGCCGAACTGCGTACGGGCGTCACGGTCGCGCGGGTCGAGCAGCACGGCTCGGCCGTCCCCGACCGGCGCACGGTGGCCGTCGTCCTCCAGGACGGCGAGACGGTGCTGGCCCGGTCCGTGGTCGGCGCGGACGGCAGCGCCAGCCGGATAGGGGCACACGTCGGGGTGAAGCTCGATCAGGTCGACCTCGGCCTTGAGGCGGAGATCCCGGTGCCGGACACGGTCGCGGAGGACTGGAAGGGGCGGGTCCTCATCGACTGGGGTCCCCTTCCCGGCAGCTACGGATGGGTGTTCCCCAAGGGCGACACGCTCACCGTCGGAGTGATCTCGGCGCGCGGTGAAGGCGCCGCCACCAAGCGGTACTTGGAGGACTTCATCGCCCGGCTGGGTCTCGCCGGGTTCGAGCCGAGCATCTCGTCCGGGCATCTGACGCGCTGCCGCGCCGACGACTCACCGCTGTCGCGGGGGCGGGTGCTGGTGTGCGGGGACGCGGCGGGGCTCCTGGAGCCGTGGACCCGCGAGGGCATCTCCTTCGCGCTGCGCTCGGGGCGGCTCGCGGGGGAGTGGGCCGTGCGGATCGCGGAGGCGCACGACGCGGTGGACGCGCGACGGCAGGCGCTGAACTACGCCTTCGCGATCAAGGCGGGTCTCGGCGTCGAGATGAGCGTCGGCAAGCGCCTGCTCACGATCTTCCAGCGGCGGCCCGGTATGTTCCACGCCGCGCTCACCGGTTTCCGGCCCGCCTGGAAGGCGTTCGCGGGCATCGCCCGCGGATCCACCTCGCTGGGCGAGATCGTGCGGACGCATCCGATGGCCGGGCGCGCTCTGACCGCGCTCGACCGGTGA
- a CDS encoding nitroreductase family deazaflavin-dependent oxidoreductase: protein MATSTHVKKPGWFTVNVLNRTVAWLTRRGFSVWGSRVLAVRGRKSGEWRTTPVNLLTVDGLQYLVAPRGHVQWTHNMRAAGGGELHLGKKVDTFTAVEVADNDKVPLLRAYLKRWKAEVGVFFNGVGPDSSNEELRRIAPDHPVFRITVKS, encoded by the coding sequence ATGGCCACGTCCACGCATGTGAAGAAGCCCGGCTGGTTCACCGTGAACGTCCTCAACCGGACCGTGGCCTGGCTGACCCGCCGCGGTTTCAGCGTCTGGGGCTCCCGGGTCCTGGCCGTCCGCGGCCGCAAGAGCGGCGAGTGGCGCACCACCCCCGTCAACCTCCTGACCGTGGACGGCCTGCAGTACCTGGTCGCGCCGCGCGGCCACGTCCAGTGGACGCACAACATGCGGGCCGCGGGCGGCGGCGAGCTGCATCTCGGCAAGAAGGTGGACACGTTCACCGCGGTCGAGGTCGCCGACAACGACAAGGTCCCGCTGCTGCGCGCCTACCTCAAGCGCTGGAAGGCCGAGGTCGGCGTGTTCTTCAACGGCGTCGGCCCCGACTCGTCCAACGAGGAGCTGCGGCGCATCGCCCCCGACCACCCGGTCTTCCGGATCACCGTCAAGAGCTGA
- a CDS encoding TetR/AcrR family transcriptional regulator, translating into MSTARGARARARIEVTAAIKDEARRQLAEEGAAKLSLRAVARELGMVSSALYRYFPSRDDLLTALIIDAYDSLGASAEAAHAKVADARPIRRWTVVCEAVREWALAHPHEYALIYGSPVPGYTAPDTTLPAASRVGLLLIAIVRDAHQGAGVALPPLPAELGPEAKKLAQELAPDLPPAVITALVAAWAQLYGLVGFELFGQFNRMVADRATFFRHAAAQLGHGVGLVLPQDTGTGGTSGRGSRSGS; encoded by the coding sequence ATGAGTACCGCACGAGGAGCCCGCGCCCGAGCCCGGATCGAGGTCACCGCGGCCATCAAGGACGAGGCACGCAGGCAGCTCGCCGAGGAAGGCGCGGCCAAGCTCTCCCTGCGGGCCGTGGCCCGCGAGCTCGGCATGGTCTCCTCGGCGTTGTACCGCTACTTCCCCAGCCGCGACGACCTGCTGACCGCGCTCATCATCGACGCCTACGATTCGCTCGGCGCCTCCGCCGAGGCGGCGCACGCCAAGGTGGCCGACGCCCGCCCGATCCGCCGCTGGACCGTGGTGTGCGAGGCGGTACGCGAGTGGGCGCTTGCGCACCCGCACGAGTACGCGCTGATCTACGGCTCGCCCGTGCCCGGCTACACCGCACCCGACACCACCCTGCCGGCGGCGTCCCGCGTCGGGCTGCTCCTCATCGCCATCGTCCGCGACGCGCACCAGGGCGCAGGCGTCGCCCTTCCTCCGCTGCCCGCCGAACTCGGGCCCGAAGCGAAGAAGTTGGCCCAGGAGCTGGCCCCGGACCTGCCGCCCGCGGTGATCACCGCGCTCGTCGCAGCCTGGGCGCAGCTCTACGGGCTTGTCGGCTTCGAGCTGTTCGGACAGTTCAACCGCATGGTCGCGGACCGCGCGACGTTCTTCCGGCACGCCGCCGCCCAACTCGGCCATGGCGTGGGCCTCGTGCTCCCTCAGGACACCGGCACGGGCGGCACGAGCGGCCGGGGCAGCAGATCGGGATCCTGA
- a CDS encoding AfsR/SARP family transcriptional regulator — protein MRDGVEVPLGPPKQRAVLAVLLLQEGRPISYDALVEAVWGGSPPLYVRNLVQKYVSGLRRSLGGAAELVWTGSGYRLTGADADDLRERRRWVDEALAARDAGDLRRAGELVERAEELWRGEFAEGLRAPYLAAERLRWAEKRLTVLEARLAGAIELGRSFGYVHELVRLVAAHPLRERLVELLMLALYRTGRSSDALTAYEAARQRLAEALGADPGPPLRSLHARMLRQDPDLLPRPLVPPVPVS, from the coding sequence TTGCGCGACGGAGTCGAGGTGCCGCTCGGCCCGCCGAAGCAGCGCGCCGTACTCGCCGTACTGCTCCTCCAGGAGGGGCGCCCGATCTCGTACGACGCCCTGGTCGAGGCCGTGTGGGGAGGCTCCCCGCCGCTGTATGTGCGCAACCTCGTGCAGAAGTACGTCTCCGGGCTGCGCCGATCCCTGGGCGGCGCCGCGGAGTTGGTGTGGACGGGCAGCGGCTACCGGCTCACCGGCGCAGACGCCGACGACCTTCGGGAACGGCGGCGGTGGGTGGACGAGGCGCTCGCCGCGCGCGACGCGGGTGACTTGCGGCGCGCCGGTGAACTGGTCGAGCGGGCCGAGGAGTTGTGGCGCGGCGAGTTCGCGGAGGGCCTGCGGGCGCCCTACCTGGCGGCGGAACGGCTGCGCTGGGCCGAGAAGCGGCTCACGGTGCTGGAGGCCCGGCTGGCCGGCGCGATCGAACTCGGCAGGTCCTTCGGGTACGTCCATGAGCTGGTCAGGCTGGTCGCCGCGCACCCGCTGCGGGAACGGCTCGTGGAGCTGCTGATGCTCGCGCTGTACCGGACGGGCCGCTCCTCGGACGCGCTGACCGCCTACGAGGCCGCACGGCAGCGGCTCGCCGAGGCGCTGGGCGCGGACCCGGGGCCACCGCTGCGGTCACTGCACGCGCGGATGCTCCGTCAGGATCCCGATCTGCTGCCCCGGCCGCTCGTGCCGCCCGTGCCGGTGTCCTGA
- a CDS encoding MMPL family transporter, protein MFCVAYGLSMDYEVFLLSRIKEEHDRTGDTGIAVAEGIRRSAPLITAAAGILALSFLSYATGGVVFLKELGIGTALTILVDATLIRVVLLPVTMRLAGRANWWAPKPLRRFRIREATEPEPERVLRGEYV, encoded by the coding sequence ATGTTCTGCGTGGCGTACGGCCTCTCGATGGACTACGAGGTGTTCCTGCTGTCCCGTATCAAGGAGGAACACGACCGCACCGGTGACACCGGAATCGCGGTCGCCGAGGGCATCCGGCGCAGCGCCCCGCTGATCACGGCGGCGGCCGGCATCCTCGCGCTCTCCTTCCTGTCGTACGCCACCGGAGGCGTCGTCTTCCTGAAGGAGCTCGGCATCGGTACGGCCCTGACGATCCTTGTCGACGCGACCCTCATCCGGGTGGTCCTGCTGCCGGTGACGATGCGACTCGCGGGGCGCGCGAACTGGTGGGCGCCGAAGCCGCTGCGCCGCTTCCGGATCAGGGAAGCCACCGAGCCCGAGCCGGAGCGGGTACTCCGCGGGGAGTACGTGTGA
- a CDS encoding sensor histidine kinase, which translates to MEEQCTRRWGGPPWAGGGPPRGRWPGPPWWNRRDEEEEGGGRPRWPWRSTLLLTVFVLAGSNFAAQEQPDREQLGVLALLLLFGGAALLLWRQRYPVAVVFGTAATALVYFSAGYPYGPIFLTVALSCFSAIVAGYRWAAWTALGTLWVVHLLVGHWLYRWLPPKGDPVSSWGEEVAIAAWMIAILAVSELARVRREQWDRDRAERRQAAKRRADEERLRIARELHDVLAHSISVINVQAGVGLALLDSDPEQARTALTTIKAASKEALGEVRQVLDTLRTPGDAPRAPAPGLDRLPELVEQAAGAGLTVAIETRGERRALPPGADLAAFRVIQEALTNVVRHSGSRHARVRVDYARDALTLRIDDDGPATGEDAGGSGNGLAGMRERAAALGGTIEAGPREDGGFRVLALLPLRNTRGPSGAQAGASGGPEESLKLKEDR; encoded by the coding sequence ATGGAAGAGCAGTGCACACGCCGGTGGGGTGGACCCCCCTGGGCCGGGGGCGGCCCGCCGCGGGGCCGGTGGCCCGGGCCCCCGTGGTGGAACCGCCGCGACGAGGAGGAAGAGGGCGGCGGCCGTCCGCGTTGGCCGTGGCGTTCGACGCTGCTCCTCACCGTGTTCGTCCTCGCCGGCAGCAACTTCGCCGCGCAGGAACAGCCCGATCGGGAACAGCTCGGCGTCCTCGCGCTCCTGCTCCTCTTCGGGGGCGCCGCTCTGCTCCTGTGGCGGCAGCGGTATCCCGTGGCGGTGGTGTTCGGCACCGCGGCCACGGCCCTCGTCTACTTCAGCGCCGGATATCCGTACGGGCCGATTTTTCTGACGGTCGCGCTCTCCTGCTTCAGCGCGATCGTCGCCGGGTACCGCTGGGCGGCCTGGACCGCGCTCGGCACACTGTGGGTGGTCCATCTCCTGGTGGGGCACTGGCTCTACCGCTGGCTGCCGCCGAAGGGGGACCCGGTCTCCTCGTGGGGCGAGGAGGTCGCCATCGCCGCCTGGATGATCGCCATCCTCGCGGTCTCCGAACTCGCCCGCGTACGCCGTGAACAGTGGGACCGCGACCGGGCGGAACGCCGGCAGGCGGCCAAGCGGCGCGCCGACGAGGAGCGGCTGCGGATCGCCCGGGAACTGCACGACGTCCTGGCGCACAGCATCTCCGTCATCAACGTCCAGGCGGGTGTCGGCCTCGCGCTGCTCGACTCCGACCCGGAACAGGCACGTACCGCGCTCACCACCATCAAGGCCGCGAGCAAGGAGGCACTGGGGGAGGTGCGCCAGGTGCTCGACACGCTCCGTACGCCCGGAGACGCGCCGCGCGCGCCGGCCCCTGGCCTCGACCGGCTCCCCGAGCTCGTCGAGCAGGCGGCGGGCGCCGGACTGACGGTCGCCATCGAGACCCGGGGCGAGCGCAGGGCCCTGCCGCCCGGCGCCGACCTCGCCGCCTTCCGCGTCATCCAGGAGGCGCTGACCAATGTCGTACGGCACTCCGGATCGCGGCACGCACGCGTGCGGGTCGATTACGCGCGCGACGCGTTGACGCTCCGTATCGACGACGACGGACCCGCGACCGGCGAGGACGCGGGCGGCAGCGGCAACGGGCTGGCCGGAATGCGGGAGCGGGCCGCGGCCCTGGGTGGCACGATCGAGGCGGGCCCGCGCGAGGACGGCGGCTTCCGGGTCCTGGCCCTCCTGCCGCTCAGGAACACGCGTGGGCCGTCAGGCGCGCAGGCCGGGGCGTCCGGCGGGCCCGAGGAATCCCTCAAGCTCAAGGAGGACCGGTGA
- a CDS encoding response regulator transcription factor gives MIRVLLADDQALVRAGFKALLDAQPDIEVAGEASDGEQALRAVRELRPDVVLMDIRMPLLDGLAATRRITDAPDLEDVKVVMLTTFELDEYVFEAIRSGASGFLVKDTEPEELLRAVRAVVEGDALLSPGVTRRLIAEFAARSKEPAAAGALAELTEREREVMALVGIGLSNDEIARRLVVSPLTAKTHVSRTMVKLGARDRAQLVVLAYESGLVRPGWLG, from the coding sequence GTGATCCGCGTACTGCTCGCCGACGACCAGGCACTCGTCCGCGCAGGCTTCAAGGCACTCCTTGACGCCCAGCCGGACATCGAGGTGGCCGGAGAGGCCTCCGACGGCGAGCAGGCGCTGCGCGCGGTGCGCGAACTGCGGCCCGACGTCGTCCTGATGGACATCCGCATGCCCCTGCTCGACGGCCTCGCCGCGACCCGTCGTATCACCGACGCCCCGGACCTCGAGGACGTCAAGGTGGTCATGCTCACCACCTTCGAGCTGGACGAGTACGTCTTCGAGGCCATCCGCTCCGGAGCGTCCGGCTTCCTCGTCAAGGACACCGAACCGGAGGAACTCCTGCGCGCGGTGCGGGCGGTGGTCGAGGGCGATGCACTGCTCTCACCGGGCGTGACCCGTCGGCTGATCGCCGAGTTCGCGGCCCGCTCGAAGGAGCCCGCGGCCGCCGGAGCGCTCGCCGAACTCACCGAGCGGGAGCGGGAGGTGATGGCGCTGGTCGGCATCGGACTGTCGAACGACGAGATCGCGCGCCGACTCGTCGTCAGCCCGCTCACCGCCAAGACCCACGTCAGCCGGACCATGGTGAAGCTGGGCGCCCGCGACCGGGCCCAACTGGTCGTGCTCGCCTACGAGTCGGGGCTCGTGCGGCCGGGCTGGCTGGGCTGA
- a CDS encoding DUF6332 family protein, with the protein MEQNRGRRTQSARDAMTVEIGYALFSAAFAAAVVFGALAGPALLFELPVTVEKVQLATGTSVAAVLFVFRVVSVLIRFRQAPQPSQPGRTSPDS; encoded by the coding sequence ATGGAACAGAACAGGGGGCGGCGGACTCAGTCCGCACGGGACGCGATGACCGTCGAGATCGGATACGCGTTGTTCAGTGCCGCGTTCGCCGCGGCGGTGGTGTTCGGGGCGCTGGCCGGTCCCGCACTGCTCTTCGAACTGCCGGTCACCGTCGAGAAGGTCCAGCTCGCCACCGGTACCTCGGTCGCGGCCGTGCTCTTCGTCTTCCGGGTGGTGAGTGTGCTGATCCGTTTCCGGCAGGCGCCTCAGCCCAGCCAGCCCGGCCGCACGAGCCCCGACTCGTAG
- a CDS encoding MFS transporter, producing the protein MTSPLTTSASQGSWTPRLWGTLVVLCAAMFLDALDVSMVGVALPSIGSELDLSTSTLQWIVSGYILGYGGLLLLGGRTADLLGRRQVFLVALGVFALASLLGGLVDSGPLLIASRFIKGLSAAFTAPAGLSIITTTFPEGPLRNRALSIYVTCAATGFSMGLVLSGLLTEASWRLTMLLPAPIAVIALVAGLKLIPRSERDRTHHGYDIPGAIIGTVSMLLLVFTVVQAPEVGWATARTLLSFLAVAVLLAVFVRVELRSPSPLIRLGVLRSGNQIRAQLGAMAFFGSYVSFQFLVTLYMQSLLGWSALHTALAFLPAGVLVALSSTKMGALVDRFGTPRLLVAGFALMVVGYALFLRVDLDPVYAAVILPSMLLIGAACALVFPSLNIQATNGVDDHEQGMVSGLLNTSVQVGGAIFLAIVTAVVTANSSDSSSPQAVLDSYRPGLAVVTAIGVLGLLITATGLRGQRTPQTTILVAKSEDGRENEREQEDKRVDERMDERMATHD; encoded by the coding sequence ATGACCTCTCCGCTCACCACCTCCGCGTCCCAGGGAAGCTGGACGCCTCGCCTGTGGGGCACCCTCGTGGTGCTCTGCGCCGCGATGTTCCTGGACGCGCTGGACGTGTCGATGGTCGGCGTCGCGCTGCCGTCCATCGGTTCCGAACTAGACCTCTCCACCTCGACCCTGCAGTGGATCGTCAGCGGCTACATCCTCGGCTACGGCGGCCTGTTGCTCCTCGGCGGACGCACCGCCGACCTCCTCGGCCGCCGCCAGGTCTTCCTGGTGGCGCTCGGCGTCTTCGCGCTCGCCTCGCTGCTCGGCGGACTCGTCGACTCGGGCCCGCTGCTCATCGCGAGCCGGTTCATCAAGGGCCTGAGCGCCGCGTTCACCGCTCCCGCGGGCCTGTCGATCATCACCACGACGTTCCCGGAGGGCCCGCTGCGCAACCGCGCGCTCTCCATCTACGTCACCTGTGCCGCGACCGGTTTCTCGATGGGCCTCGTCCTGTCCGGGCTGCTCACCGAGGCGAGCTGGCGGCTGACGATGCTGCTGCCCGCGCCCATCGCGGTCATCGCCCTGGTCGCCGGTCTGAAGCTCATCCCGCGCAGCGAGCGCGACCGCACCCACCACGGCTACGACATACCGGGCGCCATCATCGGCACCGTCTCGATGCTGCTGCTCGTCTTCACCGTCGTCCAGGCACCCGAGGTGGGCTGGGCCACGGCCCGTACGCTGCTGTCGTTCCTCGCGGTGGCCGTCCTGCTGGCGGTGTTCGTACGCGTCGAACTGCGCAGCCCGAGCCCGCTGATCCGGCTCGGCGTACTGCGCTCCGGCAACCAGATCCGGGCACAGTTGGGGGCGATGGCGTTCTTCGGCTCGTACGTCAGCTTCCAGTTCCTGGTCACGCTCTATATGCAGTCGCTGCTCGGCTGGTCGGCGCTGCACACCGCGCTCGCCTTCCTGCCCGCGGGCGTACTGGTGGCGCTGTCCTCGACGAAAATGGGCGCGCTCGTCGACCGGTTCGGGACGCCGCGGCTGCTCGTGGCCGGCTTCGCCCTGATGGTCGTCGGCTACGCGCTGTTCCTGCGGGTCGACCTGGACCCCGTGTACGCGGCGGTGATCCTGCCGTCGATGCTGCTCATCGGCGCGGCCTGCGCGCTGGTCTTCCCCTCACTCAACATCCAGGCCACCAACGGCGTGGACGACCACGAGCAGGGCATGGTCTCGGGTCTGCTCAACACCTCGGTGCAGGTGGGCGGCGCGATCTTCCTCGCGATCGTGACGGCCGTCGTGACCGCGAACTCCTCCGACAGTTCCTCGCCCCAGGCGGTCCTCGACAGCTACCGCCCCGGTCTGGCCGTCGTCACCGCGATCGGCGTGTTGGGCCTGCTCATCACGGCCACCGGGCTGCGCGGGCAGCGTACGCCGCAGACGACGATCCTGGTCGCCAAGTCCGAGGACGGGCGGGAGAACGAGCGGGAGCAGGAGGACAAGCGAGTGGACGAGCGGATGGACGAGCGGATGGCGACCCACGACTGA
- a CDS encoding MarR family winged helix-turn-helix transcriptional regulator, translating to MAAVEKAEQGLVDQWRDILAVHARTLCELDRALHQHGLGASDFEVLDVLAATTPDGDGGLSYRVQEIAERVHLSQSALSRLIGRLEKDGLVERCMCPEDRRGVRVALTPKGRGLHGEVLPVQRAVLGRMLAGGSAG from the coding sequence ATGGCGGCTGTCGAGAAGGCCGAGCAGGGCCTCGTGGACCAGTGGCGCGACATCCTCGCGGTGCATGCGCGCACGTTGTGCGAACTCGACCGTGCCCTTCACCAACACGGCCTGGGCGCAAGCGACTTCGAGGTCCTCGACGTGCTGGCCGCGACCACGCCGGACGGCGACGGCGGCCTCTCGTATCGCGTCCAGGAGATCGCCGAGCGGGTGCATCTGAGCCAGAGCGCGCTGTCCCGCCTGATCGGCCGCCTGGAGAAGGACGGCCTCGTGGAGCGGTGCATGTGCCCGGAGGACCGGCGCGGTGTACGGGTCGCCCTCACGCCGAAGGGGCGCGGGCTGCACGGCGAGGTGCTGCCGGTCCAGCGCGCGGTGCTGGGGCGGATGTTGGCGGGTGGCTCCGCCGGGTGA
- a CDS encoding maleylpyruvate isomerase family mycothiol-dependent enzyme — protein MEIAEFIRTLDREGKLLVEAAAEAGTDAKVPTCPDWQVRDLVRHTGMVHRWATAFIAEGHTSYHPDGGLPELDGPELLTWFRDGHLRLVDALAAAPPDVECWSFLPAPSPLAFWARRQAHETTVHRVDAESARGGAPSAIPVDFAVDGIDELLLGFHARGRSGVRTDEPRVLRVRASDSDTVWSVRLSPAPPAGERAEVADADCEFAGPAAQLYLALWNRRPFPSVTGDSSIATLWREKSGVT, from the coding sequence ATGGAGATTGCCGAGTTCATTCGAACCCTGGACCGGGAAGGCAAGCTGCTGGTCGAGGCCGCGGCGGAGGCCGGGACCGACGCCAAGGTGCCGACCTGCCCGGACTGGCAGGTGCGGGACCTGGTGCGGCACACCGGCATGGTCCACCGCTGGGCCACGGCGTTCATCGCCGAGGGGCACACCTCGTACCATCCCGACGGCGGCCTGCCCGAGCTGGACGGCCCGGAGTTGCTGACCTGGTTCCGGGACGGGCATCTCAGGCTCGTCGACGCGCTCGCAGCCGCCCCTCCCGACGTGGAGTGCTGGAGTTTCCTGCCCGCCCCTTCGCCGCTCGCCTTCTGGGCGCGGCGCCAGGCCCACGAGACGACCGTGCACCGGGTCGACGCGGAGTCCGCGCGCGGCGGTGCCCCGAGCGCGATCCCCGTCGACTTCGCGGTCGACGGCATCGACGAACTGCTGCTCGGTTTCCACGCCCGCGGCAGGAGCGGGGTACGGACGGACGAGCCGCGCGTCCTGAGGGTGCGGGCGTCGGACTCGGACACCGTGTGGAGCGTACGGCTGTCGCCCGCGCCCCCGGCCGGTGAGCGCGCCGAAGTGGCCGACGCTGACTGCGAGTTCGCGGGGCCGGCCGCTCAGCTCTACCTGGCGCTGTGGAACCGCCGCCCGTTCCCGAGCGTGACGGGAGACTCGTCGATCGCGACACTGTGGCGGGAGAAGTCCGGGGTCACCTGA
- a CDS encoding NAD(P)-dependent oxidoreductase has product MTDKLTVSVLGTGIMGAAMARNLARAGHTVRAWNRSRDKAEPLTADGAHVADTPAEAVEGADVVLTILYDGPAALDVMRQAAPALRAGAAWVQSTTAGIEAVGELADFAREKGLVFYDAPVLGTRQPAEAGQLLVLAAGPSAGRETVTPVFDAVGARTVWTGEDGAAGTATRLKLVANSWVLAATNATGEVLALAKALGVDPQSFFDTIAGGPLDMGYLRAKAGIILNDQLSPASFAVSTAAKDARLIVEAGERYGVRLDVAAASAERFARAAAQGHADEDMAAAYFASFDEKTEG; this is encoded by the coding sequence ATGACCGACAAGCTCACCGTCAGTGTCCTGGGCACCGGGATCATGGGCGCCGCGATGGCCCGTAACCTCGCCCGCGCCGGACACACCGTCCGGGCCTGGAACCGCAGCCGCGACAAGGCCGAACCCCTCACCGCCGACGGCGCGCACGTCGCCGACACCCCGGCGGAGGCGGTCGAGGGCGCCGATGTCGTCCTCACCATCCTGTACGACGGCCCCGCCGCGCTGGACGTGATGCGGCAGGCCGCGCCCGCCCTGCGCGCCGGCGCCGCGTGGGTGCAGTCGACGACCGCCGGGATCGAGGCCGTCGGCGAGCTGGCCGACTTCGCCCGTGAGAAGGGCCTCGTCTTCTACGACGCGCCCGTTCTCGGCACCCGACAGCCCGCCGAGGCCGGTCAGCTGCTCGTCCTGGCCGCCGGCCCGAGCGCCGGACGGGAAACCGTGACGCCGGTCTTCGACGCCGTCGGAGCCCGTACGGTGTGGACCGGCGAGGACGGCGCGGCGGGCACCGCGACCCGCCTCAAGCTCGTGGCCAACAGCTGGGTCCTCGCCGCCACCAACGCGACCGGCGAGGTCCTGGCCCTGGCCAAGGCCCTGGGCGTGGACCCGCAGAGCTTCTTCGACACCATCGCGGGCGGCCCGCTGGACATGGGCTATCTGCGCGCCAAGGCCGGGATCATCCTCAACGACCAGCTGTCACCGGCCTCCTTCGCCGTGTCCACCGCCGCCAAGGACGCCCGGCTGATCGTCGAGGCGGGCGAGCGGTACGGCGTCCGGCTCGACGTCGCCGCCGCGAGCGCCGAACGCTTCGCCCGCGCCGCCGCCCAGGGCCACGCCGACGAGGACATGGCCGCCGCCTACTTCGCGAGCTTCGACGAGAAGACCGAGGGCTGA